One part of the Marinobacterium rhizophilum genome encodes these proteins:
- the glnA gene encoding glutamate--ammonia ligase, with translation MSENTLNLIKESEARWIDMRFTDFKGKEQHLTIPVSDMGDEFFEDGKMFDGSSIAGWKGINESDMILMPDDSASVLDPFAEDATVIVRCNIVEPMTGQGYDRDPRSVANRAEEFLKSTGIADSCMLGPEPEFFVFDSVEWHAGIGGCGYSIGSEEAAWSSDKQFEGRNTGHRPRVKGGYFPVPPIDSLHDLRAAMCDAMEAMGLTIEVHHHEVATAGQCEIGVRGNSLVKKADEVQILKYCVHNVAHSYGKTATFMPKPLVGDNGSGMHVHLSMSKDGVNIFAGDGYGGLSETALYYIGGIVKHAKALNALCNPSTNSYKRLVPGFEAPVMLAYSARNRSASLRIPYTTSPKGRRVEARFPDPAANPYLCFAALLMAGIDGIQNKIHPGDPADKDLYDLPPEEAKEIPTVAESLDEALLALEADREFLTKGGVFSDDMLDAYIRLKREELARVNMTTHPVEFDLYYSV, from the coding sequence ATGTCAGAGAATACTCTGAATCTGATTAAAGAAAGCGAAGCTCGCTGGATTGATATGCGCTTTACCGATTTCAAGGGTAAAGAGCAGCATCTCACCATTCCGGTTTCGGACATGGGTGACGAATTCTTCGAAGACGGCAAGATGTTCGATGGTTCCTCCATCGCAGGCTGGAAGGGAATCAACGAATCCGACATGATCCTGATGCCGGACGACAGCGCTTCCGTGCTGGACCCCTTTGCTGAAGATGCCACTGTTATCGTGCGTTGCAACATCGTTGAGCCGATGACTGGCCAGGGTTACGACCGTGACCCGCGTTCTGTTGCCAACCGCGCAGAAGAGTTCCTGAAGTCTACCGGCATTGCCGACAGCTGCATGCTCGGCCCGGAGCCGGAATTCTTCGTATTCGATTCTGTTGAATGGCACGCCGGTATCGGTGGCTGTGGTTACAGCATCGGTTCTGAAGAAGCGGCCTGGTCTTCCGACAAGCAGTTTGAAGGCCGCAACACCGGCCACCGTCCGCGCGTCAAGGGCGGCTACTTCCCGGTTCCGCCGATCGATTCCCTGCACGACCTGCGCGCCGCCATGTGCGATGCCATGGAAGCCATGGGCCTGACCATCGAAGTCCACCACCACGAAGTTGCCACCGCTGGCCAGTGTGAAATCGGTGTGCGCGGCAACAGCCTGGTTAAAAAGGCGGACGAAGTTCAGATTCTGAAGTACTGCGTGCACAACGTTGCGCACAGCTACGGCAAGACAGCGACCTTCATGCCCAAGCCGCTGGTTGGCGATAACGGTTCCGGCATGCACGTTCACCTGTCCATGAGCAAGGATGGCGTTAACATCTTCGCCGGCGACGGCTACGGTGGTCTGAGCGAAACCGCACTGTATTACATCGGCGGTATCGTCAAGCACGCCAAGGCGCTGAACGCCCTGTGCAACCCGTCCACCAACTCCTACAAGCGTCTGGTACCGGGCTTTGAAGCACCGGTTATGCTGGCGTACTCCGCCCGCAACCGTTCCGCGTCGCTGCGTATTCCCTACACCACCAGCCCGAAAGGCCGTCGTGTAGAAGCGCGCTTCCCGGACCCTGCTGCCAACCCCTACCTGTGCTTCGCGGCACTGCTGATGGCGGGCATCGACGGTATCCAGAACAAGATCCACCCCGGCGACCCTGCCGACAAGGATCTGTACGACCTGCCGCCGGAAGAAGCGAAAGAGATCCCGACTGTTGCCGAGAGCCTCGATGAAGCGCTGCTGGCACTGGAAGCGGATCGCGAGTTCCTGACCAAGGGCGGTGTCTTCTCCGACGACATGCTGGATGCCTACATCCGCCTGAAGCGTGAAGAACTGGCGCGCGTCAACATGACGACTCACCCGGTAGAATTCGACCTATACTACTCCGTATAA
- the glnL gene encoding nitrogen regulation protein NR(II), translating into MFRSSQHKQILDNLSKAVIMLDGSLCIMYMNPAAEMLFEATMRRLKGMSANEWLAASPAEFKVLQDSLASGHPYTKREARMVTMSGRELTVDYSVNTIPQSGGSRTLLVEVEARDRLMRIEREEELLARHAAARNLVRGLAHEIKNPLGGIRGAAQLLERELNDADLHEYTRVIIEEADRLRNLVDRLLGPRKLPQLSDVNIHAILERVCSLVNAECGGWLTIQRDYDPSIPEFTGDSEQLIQAVLNIVRNGMQALQRAGTPTPTLQLRTRAMRQVTLGTERHRLVCCVMISDNGPGIPTEIFNNIFYPMVTGHADGTGLGLSIAQSIINQHQGLIECVTEPGETQFKLFIPLELHHENLR; encoded by the coding sequence ATGTTCAGGTCATCCCAGCACAAGCAGATACTCGACAATCTCAGCAAGGCCGTGATCATGCTCGACGGTTCCCTGTGCATCATGTACATGAACCCGGCGGCCGAGATGCTGTTCGAGGCGACCATGCGCCGGCTCAAGGGCATGTCGGCGAACGAGTGGCTGGCGGCGAGCCCGGCGGAATTCAAGGTGCTGCAGGACTCGCTGGCCTCCGGGCACCCGTACACCAAGCGCGAGGCGCGCATGGTGACCATGAGTGGCCGGGAGCTGACCGTGGACTACAGCGTGAACACCATTCCCCAGTCCGGCGGAAGCCGTACCCTGCTGGTGGAAGTGGAAGCGCGGGACCGGTTGATGCGCATCGAGCGCGAGGAAGAGCTGCTGGCCCGCCACGCGGCGGCACGCAACCTGGTGCGAGGTCTGGCCCACGAGATCAAGAATCCGCTGGGCGGGATTCGCGGTGCTGCGCAGCTGCTGGAGCGTGAACTCAACGACGCCGACCTGCACGAATATACTCGGGTCATCATTGAGGAAGCGGACCGGCTACGCAACCTGGTGGATCGCCTGCTGGGGCCGCGCAAGCTGCCGCAGCTGTCGGATGTGAATATTCATGCGATTCTCGAGCGGGTGTGCAGCCTGGTGAATGCCGAGTGTGGCGGCTGGCTGACCATACAGCGTGATTACGACCCGAGCATTCCTGAATTTACCGGTGATTCGGAACAGCTGATTCAGGCCGTGCTGAACATCGTGCGCAATGGCATGCAGGCACTGCAGCGCGCCGGCACACCGACGCCCACCCTGCAGCTGCGCACCCGGGCCATGCGTCAGGTCACCCTGGGCACCGAGCGTCATCGGCTGGTGTGCTGTGTGATGATCAGCGACAACGGCCCGGGCATTCCCACCGAAATATTCAACAATATCTTTTACCCGATGGTGACCGGACATGCCGATGGTACGGGGCTGGGGCTGTCCATTGCCCAGTCGATCATCAATCAGCACCAGGGGCTGATCGAGTGCGTGACCGAGCCTGGTGAAACCCAATTCAAACTCTTTATACCGCTGGAGCTACACCATGAGAATCTCAGGTAA
- the glnG gene encoding nitrogen regulation protein NR(I) — translation MRISGNVWIVDDDRSIRWVLEKALDQAGLETQSFDNADDVLRRLARECPDAIISDIRMPGTDGLAMLDKVQETHPEVPIIIMTAHSDLESAVASYQGGAFEYLPKPFDVDDAVALARRALAHAREQQQQNAAAEPVAIRATEIIGEAPAMQEVFRAIGRLSQSNITVLINGESGTGKELVAHALHKHSPRASQSFIPLNMAAIPKDLIESELFGHEKGAFTGAAAARRGRFEQADGGTLFLDEIGDMPADTQTRLLRVLAEGEFYRVGGHTPVQVDVRIIAATHQNLEKLVADGRFREDLFHRLNVIRIHIPKLSERREDIPRLAQHFLASSAKELSVEPKVLKADTEKFMSHLAWQGNVRQLENTCRWLTVMASGREVLIEDLPPELLEQQDQGTTVSSNWEQALRLWTDQQLGCGRQGILEEAVPAFERIMIETALKHTAGRRRDAALLLGWGRNTLTRKIKELGMDSDNDTEEDE, via the coding sequence ATGAGAATCTCAGGTAACGTCTGGATTGTGGACGATGACCGGTCGATCCGCTGGGTGCTGGAAAAGGCGCTGGATCAGGCCGGGCTTGAGACCCAGTCGTTCGATAATGCCGACGATGTGCTGCGTCGCCTGGCCCGCGAGTGCCCCGATGCGATCATCAGTGATATTCGCATGCCCGGCACCGATGGCCTGGCCATGCTCGACAAGGTGCAGGAGACACACCCGGAAGTGCCGATCATCATCATGACCGCACATTCGGATCTGGAAAGCGCCGTGGCGTCCTACCAGGGTGGTGCCTTTGAGTACCTGCCCAAGCCCTTTGATGTCGATGATGCCGTCGCGCTGGCACGCCGAGCCCTGGCCCATGCACGGGAGCAACAGCAGCAGAATGCGGCGGCGGAGCCGGTCGCGATACGGGCGACCGAAATTATTGGCGAAGCGCCGGCCATGCAGGAGGTCTTTCGTGCGATCGGCCGGCTGTCGCAGTCCAATATCACGGTGCTTATCAATGGCGAGTCCGGTACCGGCAAGGAACTGGTTGCCCATGCGCTGCACAAGCACAGCCCGCGGGCCAGCCAGTCTTTTATTCCGCTGAACATGGCGGCGATTCCCAAGGACCTGATCGAGTCCGAACTCTTCGGGCATGAAAAGGGCGCCTTTACCGGCGCGGCCGCTGCCCGTCGCGGGCGTTTCGAGCAGGCAGACGGCGGCACCCTGTTTCTGGATGAGATCGGTGACATGCCGGCGGACACCCAGACCCGGCTGCTGCGTGTCCTGGCCGAGGGCGAGTTCTACCGCGTGGGCGGGCACACTCCGGTGCAGGTGGATGTGCGCATTATCGCCGCCACCCACCAGAACCTCGAGAAGCTGGTGGCCGACGGGCGCTTTCGCGAGGACCTGTTTCACCGCCTCAACGTGATTCGCATCCATATACCCAAGCTGTCGGAACGGCGTGAAGACATTCCTCGCCTGGCGCAGCACTTCCTGGCCAGCTCGGCCAAGGAACTGAGTGTCGAGCCCAAGGTGCTGAAAGCCGATACCGAGAAGTTCATGAGCCACCTGGCCTGGCAGGGCAACGTGCGCCAGCTGGAGAATACCTGCCGATGGCTCACGGTCATGGCCTCGGGGCGCGAAGTATTGATCGAGGACCTGCCGCCGGAACTGCTGGAGCAGCAGGATCAGGGCACCACGGTCAGCTCCAACTGGGAGCAGGCGCTGCGCCTGTGGACCGACCAGCAGCTGGGTTGCGGTCGCCAGGGCATTCTGGAGGAAGCGGTGCCGGCGTTTGAGCGCATCATGATTGAGACCGCGCTCAAGCATACCGCCGGCCGCCGGCGTGATGCCGCACTCCTGCTGGGCTGGGGCCGCAATACCCTGACCCGCAAGATCAAGGAACTGGGGATGGACAGCGACAACGATACGGAAGAGGACGAGTAA
- a CDS encoding DUF1294 domain-containing protein: MRHQGRITRWKDDQGFGFITPDGGGEPVFVHIKSFASRRLRPSEQDVVTYTLGAGERGPQALKVSYPGERRPASRPRRAGGNGTAGLLFAGVFLGFIAVAVMLGKLPLGVAGLYGLASLLTWLVYWKDKCAAQKEARRTPEKTLHLLALIGGWPGAMAAQQILRHKSIKGSFRFVFWLTVIANCAVLGWLLSPGGAAVLGLIAALGR, from the coding sequence ATGCGCCATCAGGGACGAATCACCCGCTGGAAGGACGATCAGGGCTTTGGCTTTATCACGCCAGACGGTGGCGGTGAGCCGGTATTCGTGCATATAAAGTCGTTTGCCAGCCGTCGCTTGCGTCCTTCGGAACAGGATGTTGTGACCTATACGCTGGGAGCCGGCGAGCGTGGCCCCCAGGCGCTTAAGGTCAGTTATCCTGGAGAGCGCCGGCCAGCCAGCAGGCCCCGGCGTGCGGGCGGCAACGGCACAGCGGGACTGCTGTTTGCCGGCGTATTCCTGGGCTTTATTGCCGTCGCCGTGATGCTGGGCAAGCTGCCATTAGGGGTGGCCGGTCTTTACGGCCTGGCCAGTCTGCTGACCTGGCTGGTGTACTGGAAGGACAAGTGCGCCGCGCAAAAAGAGGCGCGGCGCACCCCGGAAAAAACGCTGCATCTGCTGGCGCTGATCGGTGGCTGGCCCGGCGCCATGGCGGCGCAACAGATCCTGCGGCACAAGTCGATCAAGGGTTCCTTCCGCTTCGTATTCTGGCTGACCGTTATCGCCAACTGCGCTGTGCTCGGCTGGCTGTTGTCCCCCGGTGGTGCTGCGGTTCTCGGCCTGATAGCTGCCCTGGGCCGCTGA
- a CDS encoding tRNA (cytidine(34)-2'-O)-methyltransferase — MFHIALYEPRVPPNTGNIIRLAANNGCTLHLIEPLGFDLDEKKLRRAGLDYHDLALLHRYENYAAFSVAMQGRRILACTTKGTQAHDRVEYQPGDVLLFGSETSGLPDAVMQGIAPQNRLRIPMMPNNRSLNLSNAVAIISYEAWRQQGFAGGA; from the coding sequence ATGTTTCATATCGCGCTTTACGAACCCCGGGTGCCGCCCAATACCGGCAATATCATTCGGCTGGCGGCCAATAATGGCTGCACGTTGCACCTGATTGAGCCTTTGGGCTTTGATCTTGATGAAAAGAAACTGCGTCGCGCCGGGCTGGATTACCATGATCTGGCACTGTTGCACCGGTATGAAAACTACGCGGCCTTTAGCGTTGCCATGCAGGGGCGGCGAATTCTGGCCTGCACGACCAAGGGAACTCAGGCGCATGACAGGGTTGAATACCAGCCTGGCGATGTACTGCTGTTTGGTTCTGAAACCAGCGGGTTGCCGGATGCGGTGATGCAAGGCATTGCACCGCAGAATCGCTTGCGTATTCCCATGATGCCCAATAACCGCTCGCTGAACTTGTCCAACGCGGTGGCGATTATCAGCTATGAGGCCTGGCGTCAGCAGGGTTTCGCTGGTGGGGCTTGA
- a CDS encoding H-NS histone family protein, with protein sequence MSENEFTSTLLRKNSLRKAVTDISVAELEKVLADLQEIRDEKVAAEEERAAADAARLEAVKKIQAQMAELGLSADDLSAGGATATKKASVPAKYRLIDTDGKPHEWSGRGRTPRVFLERFEKGAKKEDFLIQK encoded by the coding sequence ATGAGCGAAAACGAGTTCACTTCGACACTGCTGCGCAAAAACTCCTTGCGCAAAGCCGTAACTGATATTTCCGTTGCAGAACTGGAGAAGGTTCTGGCCGATCTTCAGGAAATCCGCGACGAAAAGGTTGCTGCAGAAGAAGAACGCGCCGCCGCTGATGCAGCTCGTCTGGAAGCGGTTAAAAAAATCCAGGCTCAGATGGCCGAGCTCGGTCTGTCTGCCGACGACCTCTCCGCTGGTGGCGCCACTGCGACCAAGAAAGCGTCTGTACCGGCCAAGTATCGCCTGATCGATACCGATGGCAAGCCGCACGAGTGGTCCGGCCGTGGCCGTACCCCGCGTGTCTTCCTGGAGCGTTTTGAAAAAGGCGCCAAGAAAGAAGACTTCCTGATCCAGAAGTGA
- a CDS encoding mobilization protein MobD, whose product MSTIHFIGGEKGGVGKSVLARLLSQYFLDRSMPYLGLDADQSHATLSRFYPEFTRPINLDSFESTDQIMELALENDEQILIDLPAQSERFLDRWIDQNGVLDMCAELQIPLLYWYLVDDGLDSVALLETFMAKYGNRLNIAIIKNEGRGTNFAAIDAVLHSAAGTAGGKAQHAALPALHRETMRKIDELSFSFWGAENIKDKNLEHLSLMERQRTRVWLKKTYSLFDDLFTGLAY is encoded by the coding sequence ATGAGCACCATCCACTTTATTGGCGGAGAAAAGGGCGGCGTAGGAAAATCGGTACTCGCTCGCCTGCTGTCGCAGTACTTCCTGGACAGGTCCATGCCCTATCTCGGGCTGGATGCCGATCAGTCCCACGCCACCCTGAGCCGCTTTTATCCCGAGTTTACCCGCCCCATTAACCTGGACTCGTTCGAAAGTACCGACCAGATCATGGAACTGGCGCTGGAAAACGACGAACAGATACTGATTGACCTGCCGGCCCAGAGCGAGCGTTTTCTGGACCGCTGGATCGATCAGAACGGCGTGCTGGACATGTGTGCCGAGCTGCAGATTCCGTTGCTGTACTGGTACCTGGTGGACGATGGCCTGGACTCGGTCGCGCTGCTGGAAACCTTTATGGCCAAGTATGGCAACCGTCTGAATATCGCCATTATCAAGAACGAAGGCCGCGGCACCAATTTCGCCGCTATCGACGCCGTGCTGCACAGTGCTGCGGGCACGGCCGGCGGCAAGGCCCAGCATGCCGCCCTGCCTGCCCTGCACCGGGAAACCATGCGCAAGATCGACGAACTGAGTTTCAGCTTCTGGGGGGCTGAAAACATCAAGGATAAAAACCTGGAGCACCTGAGCCTGATGGAGCGCCAGCGTACCCGGGTTTGGCTTAAAAAAACCTATTCCCTGTTTGATGACCTCTTTACCGGCCTGGCCTATTAA